From a single Silene latifolia isolate original U9 population chromosome 6, ASM4854445v1, whole genome shotgun sequence genomic region:
- the LOC141588309 gene encoding uncharacterized protein LOC141588309, with the protein MIGFWNVRGLNIPAKQKHINWFLHHHDIGLFGLLETKVKPSSLNQIRQNICEGWCVSINSHCHKGGRVWLLWKPLMYQINFIEYNAQFIHVCVDELATGESYHLTMVYAFNGVQERKFLWLKLEQFSNQIRGPWLLCGDFNTVLRPSERLGGQTTDEEMEDFQHCVDHCNVLDMPATRSYFTWNNKQEANTRVYSRLDRALVNHEWVMKKPDYAAHFHVEGYFEHTPCIIQDTKFGPRSRKSFKFF; encoded by the coding sequence ATGATAggcttttggaatgttagggggctAAATATTCCAGCAAAACAGAAACACATTAACTGGTTCCTACATCATCATGACATTGGACtatttggtctccttgagacGAAGGTAAAACCTTCGTCTCTAAATCAAATAAGGCAGAATATTTGTGAAGGCTGGTGTGTTTCAATTAATTCTCATTGCCATAAAGGAGGAAGAGTTTGGTTATTATGGAAGCCTCTTATGTATCAAATTAACTTCATTGAGTATAATGCTCAATTTATCCATGTTTGTGTTGATGAGCTAGCTACTGGTGAATCTTATCATCTAACCATGGTTTATGCTTTTAATGGAGTTCAAGAAAGAAAATTTCTTTGGTTAAAACTTGAACAATTCTCGAACCAAATCAGGGGTCCTTGGCTGTTGTGTGGAGATTTTAATACAGTGTTAAGGCCTTCTGAAAGACTTGGGGGACAAACTACAGATGAAGAAATGGAGGACTTTCAACATTGTGTGGATCATTGCAATGTTCTTGATATGCCTGCTACTAGGTCTTATTttacttggaataacaagcagGAAGCCAATACTAGAGTATATAGCAGGTTGGATAGGGCCTTAGTTAATCATGAGTGGGTTATGAAGAAACCTGATTATGCTGCCCATTTCCATGTGGAAGGCTACTTTGAGCATACTCCTTGTATTATCCAGGATACCAAATTTGGCCCTAGAAGTAGGAAGAGTTTCAAATTTTTTTAA